The genome window ATAGTTATCAGTCGATAAACGGACAACTTTAGAACGGGGATCATAATGGTCAGATAATACCCCTCTTGTTTCCTCGACAGATACATCATAAAGCCCATTAGAATCTAATATTCTTCTCGCTACCTCTCTACCGGACATATGGGAGGAAGAAGCTACTTTGGAATATTTTTTGTATGCACTCTTCACCTTCATTTGTGCCCAAATAGGGATGAGAATAATTAGAATAAAATATATAAAAATCATGTTTTTCCCCCTATTATTTCTAGTAGTATATTTTTATTGTAAGCAGGAAAAACACCAAAGTCAAATATTATCCCTTTTTTGTTTTGTTTTTCTTTTTTCCGCTTTATCTCCGAGATATTTCCGCCAGCCAACGTAGGATAAAGTAAGAATAATAATACTTCCCGTCGAAATAATTACCCACCATAAAGAGGGATCTGCCTCATCCTCATAGAGTTGATTAAAAACATCCTGCAATTCACTTTCTAATTGGGTTACTTCCTCTAAATCTCCTTGTTGATTAAAAACTTGTAACCGATACGTATTCATAAACTCTACAAGGGAGTTTAATTCTTGAAATTGTGCAGCGGAAACATCCAGCTTAAGACTCGGATAAATAATTTGATATAACGATAGAAAAGAATCTAACTTTTCATCAAATTTTTCTTTATCATCTAAAAGGATAGCATCCTTCATCTCTCGATAGGTTGACATAACAGGTTCTTCCATCTGAGTCCATAAAGGTTGTTCACCTGATGAAACAGCATCAACCGCCAATCGAAATTTTGTTACCGAATTTATCCGTTCGTCATTTTTAATCGATTGATTAGTGATTGCCTCTACCGCTTCATCATGTGTACCAGTTAAAATCCTCCGTTCATCTACTGTAAACGGACTTCCATTTACACTAACTGAGCTAAACTGGTTTGAAAAATAATCAAGAATTTTTTTGGCATCCTCATAACGTTCTGATCGTACAAGCTGTAATACCTCATCTGAAAGCGTATCTAGTTCATCCAATTCCTTTGCAGGCGTTTTTTGGTCTGCATATACAGAAAAAGAAATAGGCAAAAGTAAAATCAATATCATTAACAACATAACCAATTTAGCCTTCATTCTTGTCCCTCCTCTATCTACTATTAAAAATGTATGATGAGTTGGACAAGGTTAGACTAAAAAAAATGCAATTCTATTGAATCCTCCATTGTAATTCCTCGCTCTTTTTATAGGCATAATAGGCAATCAATAGACTTAAAACACTGAGCCAGAAAGTAAAGTAGCCGATATTTGCCATATATTGATCTAATACGCTATATTTAGGCATCATTTTAAACACATAATCTATCACATCATTATGTAATGTCCAAATCGCTACGAGAATAATATGCCCCCATTTAAAACGATAAAAAGGAATATATAATAATCCTTGAATGGACATAGCCCCATGTGAAATTATGAGCATCCATGAATCAATGCCGATTGTTCCTGTTTCAAAATAAACAAGGAAGTTCATAACTACTGCCCATATACCGTATTTAAATAATGTTACTAATGCCAGCGCTTCAATTAGTGGCCAGTTTTTTCTCCATAAAAACGCAATTAATACTAACACAAAAAAAAGGCTTGCCGTCGGACTATCAGGTACAAACAATAAAAATTTCGCAGGTGTTTCTGCTAACTGATATCTATACCAATAATAGCCATACACAGTTCCGAAGAGGTTAATAGCGAGTAATAGTCCAATAAAAGATCGATTACTTAATATCATGTAAATGCTTCTCACACTTTTTCTCCTTTTACTATCTTTATCCTCCTATTTTACCATAGTTTATAAAGCATCGGAAAATCTATCGATATTAAAATAATCCCGCAAAGTCTATTATCGGCTTTACGGGACTACATGCTTTTTCATTTATTTTGAAAGAACTTCAATTGATTTGTTAAGGTAATGAACATCTCTTTATCACCATTATCTAGCGCCTCATCAATTAACTGGAGAAGTTTTTCTTTTTGGAATTTTTCTATACTCTTCACTAAAAATTGTTCTGCAATCATTTTATCTTTTTCGGTAATTTGCAGTTTTTTCGGCATAAATGGATTTTCTACTAACACAGCTGCATATTGATGAACTTGATTCGATGCATAAAAATTAAGCTGAATATAAATATCTTCATCACGATTAAGGCGAATATCATGAAAAGACTTTTCTGCATCTGTAGTCATCACATTTTCTTTATAAAATCTAAAAGGTACTTCATCAACACAATGCGTGGACATAATTAAACCTCTTGGACATTTCTCTGCATTTTCAACAAAATGGACTTTTTCCATCAATTGATCATGACTCATTAAATAATTTAAAATCCATACACATTCCCGTCTCTTCAATTGATAGTGATTCAAAAACCAACGAATGAAGTCTTTTTTCTCGTTGACAGATACAGGGGTTTTCATTTTGTAATTCCCTCCTCTGCTTGCAACAAATTTTTACTATCCAACCTGTTTTACCTGCGTCTAAGGAAATGACAATTCTCTTTGCACTCGATAAGCCTTTTACAACGTCAATTAAAACTTGTTCATCCAAAAACCTTATTCGTTATCCATAAGGCGTTGTAATATTTCAATATACTCTTCATTACTTGGATCTGTTTGTAAAAGCATATTAAAAATTTCGGCAGCATCCTTTCTTTTTCCTTCTTCTAAAAGAAAATATCCATAATCATATAGAAAATCTGGAAGTTCTTTAAAGAAAGTATATGCTAATTGATATTTGTTTAATGCCTCTGAATATTTTTCTATTCCATGAAATGCTTTAGCAGCATCCCAATGTAATTGAGGTTCTTCTATTTCTTGGTTATCCAT of Niallia circulans contains these proteins:
- the ypjB gene encoding sporulation protein YpjB, which translates into the protein MKAKLVMLLMILILLLPISFSVYADQKTPAKELDELDTLSDEVLQLVRSERYEDAKKILDYFSNQFSSVSVNGSPFTVDERRILTGTHDEAVEAITNQSIKNDERINSVTKFRLAVDAVSSGEQPLWTQMEEPVMSTYREMKDAILLDDKEKFDEKLDSFLSLYQIIYPSLKLDVSAAQFQELNSLVEFMNTYRLQVFNQQGDLEEVTQLESELQDVFNQLYEDEADPSLWWVIISTGSIIILTLSYVGWRKYLGDKAEKRKTKQKRDNI
- a CDS encoding DUF1405 domain-containing protein, which translates into the protein MRSIYMILSNRSFIGLLLAINLFGTVYGYYWYRYQLAETPAKFLLFVPDSPTASLFFVLVLIAFLWRKNWPLIEALALVTLFKYGIWAVVMNFLVYFETGTIGIDSWMLIISHGAMSIQGLLYIPFYRFKWGHIILVAIWTLHNDVIDYVFKMMPKYSVLDQYMANIGYFTFWLSVLSLLIAYYAYKKSEELQWRIQ
- a CDS encoding ReoY family proteolytic degradation factor, with the translated sequence MKTPVSVNEKKDFIRWFLNHYQLKRRECVWILNYLMSHDQLMEKVHFVENAEKCPRGLIMSTHCVDEVPFRFYKENVMTTDAEKSFHDIRLNRDEDIYIQLNFYASNQVHQYAAVLVENPFMPKKLQITEKDKMIAEQFLVKSIEKFQKEKLLQLIDEALDNGDKEMFITLTNQLKFFQNK